A genomic region of Thermodesulfitimonas autotrophica contains the following coding sequences:
- a CDS encoding pyridoxal phosphate-dependent aminotransferase encodes MRLARRATKISPSPTLSIDARAKELAAAGEKIINFGVGEPDFDTPEHIKAAAIEAMARGMTRYTPVPGTLELRQTICAKLLRENGLSYSPGEIVVSCGAKHSLYNALQVLVDEGDEVIVPAPYWVSYIEQVKLAGAEPVVVATRPENDFKLTPAELAAVLTPRTRLLILNSPSNPTGSVYTAAELQALAAVVVEADIWVLSDEIYEKLIYDGAKHVSIASLGPEVKARTVVVNGVSKAYAMTGWRIGYAAAPAEVAKAMADLQSHSTSNPTSIAQAAAVAALNGPQEPVSAMVAAFAARREYILERLTALPGVRCRRPAGAFYVFPDVSAYFGRSFKGRVVESATDLAALLLEEAKVAVVPGAAFGDDRFLRFSYATSRENIAAGMDRLAAVLASFA; translated from the coding sequence GTGCGGCTTGCGCGGCGCGCGACAAAGATCAGCCCCTCACCCACCCTATCTATTGACGCCCGGGCCAAGGAACTGGCGGCTGCGGGCGAAAAGATCATCAATTTCGGGGTGGGCGAGCCCGATTTCGACACGCCGGAGCATATCAAGGCGGCGGCTATCGAGGCCATGGCGCGGGGGATGACGCGCTACACCCCGGTTCCGGGTACCCTTGAGCTCCGGCAGACGATCTGTGCCAAGCTGTTGCGGGAAAACGGCCTTTCCTACAGCCCGGGCGAGATCGTGGTTTCCTGCGGGGCCAAGCACTCCCTTTACAACGCCCTCCAGGTCCTTGTGGATGAAGGGGACGAAGTAATCGTCCCGGCGCCTTACTGGGTAAGTTACATTGAGCAGGTGAAGCTTGCGGGAGCCGAGCCGGTGGTTGTAGCCACCCGGCCGGAGAATGACTTCAAGCTGACGCCCGCAGAGCTGGCGGCCGTTTTGACGCCGCGGACGCGCCTTTTGATCCTTAACAGCCCTTCAAATCCGACCGGGAGCGTTTACACCGCAGCGGAGCTCCAGGCGCTGGCGGCAGTGGTGGTGGAGGCGGATATCTGGGTCCTTTCCGACGAGATTTACGAAAAACTCATCTACGACGGGGCAAAACACGTAAGCATCGCCAGTCTTGGTCCAGAAGTCAAGGCGCGGACGGTAGTGGTGAACGGCGTTTCCAAAGCCTACGCGATGACCGGCTGGCGGATCGGGTACGCGGCCGCGCCGGCCGAAGTGGCGAAGGCGATGGCGGACCTCCAGAGCCACAGCACCTCCAACCCGACCTCCATCGCCCAGGCGGCGGCGGTGGCGGCGCTTAATGGCCCGCAAGAGCCGGTTAGCGCGATGGTCGCGGCTTTTGCCGCCCGGCGGGAGTACATCCTCGAACGCCTCACCGCGCTGCCGGGGGTACGGTGTAGAAGGCCGGCCGGGGCTTTTTACGTTTTTCCGGACGTTTCGGCCTACTTCGGCCGGAGCTTCAAAGGTAGAGTGGTGGAAAGCGCGACCGACTTGGCGGCGCTCCTGCTGGAAGAGGCGAAGGTCGCGGTGGTGCCAGGGGCGGCCTTCGGTGACGACCGCTTCCTCCGTTTCTCTTACGCCACTTCCCGCGAGAACATTGCTGCGGGAATGGATCGCCTGGCCGCCGTACTCGCCTCTTTCGCCTAA
- the rpoZ gene encoding DNA-directed RNA polymerase subunit omega → MPMNEPPLDDLLKVSKNRYVLAIVAAKQARYVTDKINAGLLDDGIKPVSQGLRDIAAGRVKFILPKKGVK, encoded by the coding sequence ATGCCGATGAACGAACCGCCGCTCGACGACCTGCTCAAGGTTTCCAAGAATCGTTACGTACTAGCGATTGTTGCGGCCAAGCAGGCCCGCTACGTGACGGACAAGATCAATGCAGGGCTCTTGGATGACGGAATCAAACCGGTTTCGCAAGGGTTGCGGGATATCGCGGCGGGCAGGGTGAAGTTCATCCTGCCGAAGAAGGGTGTCAAGTAG
- the coaBC gene encoding bifunctional phosphopantothenoylcysteine decarboxylase/phosphopantothenate--cysteine ligase CoaBC: MVKLLEGKRITIGVTGGIGAYKAAELISRLRDEGAVVRVVMTRAAQEFIRPLTLQVLSGGAVYTGLFEGADPLPHITLARESDLLVVYPATAHFVGQAAWGLASDLLTTLLLAFEGPVVLCPAMNARMYTSPPVQENLRRLAARGYVIVPPETGRLACGETGPGRLPPPDTAVEFIRGALVQKDMAGLGVLVTAGPTREALDPVRYLTNRSSGKMGYAVARAARDRGARVTLISGPTALPPPPGISFKAVETALEMREAVLEAFGAADVVVMAAAVSDYRPATVSREKIKKGTVPVTLDLVPNPDIIEELGRIKGNRLLVGFAAETGDLVAHAQAKALKKNLDLVVANDVRQEGAGFAVDTNVVSLVFRDGQFLELPKMEKYAVAHRILDAVLELREDRVERG, encoded by the coding sequence ATGGTCAAGCTGCTTGAGGGAAAAAGAATTACCATCGGCGTAACGGGGGGTATCGGGGCTTACAAGGCGGCCGAACTTATTTCCCGCCTGCGGGACGAGGGCGCTGTGGTGCGGGTGGTGATGACCCGCGCGGCGCAGGAGTTCATCCGCCCGCTCACCCTGCAGGTCCTATCCGGTGGTGCGGTTTATACCGGGCTCTTTGAAGGTGCGGATCCCTTGCCGCACATCACGCTGGCCCGGGAAAGCGACCTGCTGGTTGTCTACCCCGCGACGGCCCATTTTGTTGGCCAGGCGGCGTGGGGGTTAGCGTCCGACCTGCTGACCACCCTCCTCTTGGCCTTCGAGGGCCCGGTGGTCCTCTGCCCGGCAATGAACGCCCGGATGTACACAAGTCCTCCGGTTCAAGAGAATCTCCGCCGGCTCGCGGCGCGAGGTTATGTGATCGTGCCCCCGGAAACCGGGCGCCTGGCTTGCGGCGAAACCGGACCGGGGCGCCTGCCGCCGCCAGATACGGCGGTGGAGTTCATCCGGGGGGCCCTGGTGCAGAAAGATATGGCGGGTCTGGGGGTCCTGGTGACCGCCGGACCGACCCGGGAAGCCCTGGACCCGGTGCGCTATCTGACGAACCGGAGTTCCGGGAAAATGGGTTACGCGGTGGCACGGGCAGCCCGGGACCGGGGTGCCCGTGTAACTTTGATCAGTGGCCCGACGGCGCTTCCCCCGCCTCCGGGCATCTCCTTCAAGGCGGTGGAAACGGCCCTGGAAATGCGGGAAGCGGTCTTAGAAGCTTTCGGTGCGGCCGACGTAGTAGTTATGGCGGCGGCGGTAAGTGACTACCGGCCCGCCACTGTCTCCCGCGAAAAGATAAAAAAGGGCACCGTACCCGTGACGCTGGATCTCGTTCCGAACCCCGACATTATAGAAGAGCTTGGCAGGATCAAGGGGAACCGGCTCCTGGTCGGTTTTGCTGCCGAAACGGGGGACCTAGTGGCGCACGCGCAGGCGAAGGCGTTAAAAAAGAACCTCGACCTCGTGGTCGCGAACGACGTGCGGCAGGAAGGGGCGGGATTTGCGGTCGATACGAACGTGGTGAGTCTTGTTTTCCGTGACGGGCAGTTCCTCGAGCTGCCGAAAATGGAGAAGTACGCTGTGGCCCACCGCATCCTGGATGCCGTTTTGGAGTTGCGGGAGGATAGGGTGGAACGTGGATGA
- a CDS encoding DUF3794 domain-containing protein: protein MALIKTEVVVGEATTQVLVIKDAIRFDPPLYKVIQEDLTAEVSDCLVCTDKVIFNGRLVKNIIYKAGQPDTKTPGEVRWVEVEVPFAGFVDVPGAQVGDGCQIEFAGTKDCNFLLPTRTIPCGAVELVEEAMQKTIVDITVKVVRTEQIEVAVSA, encoded by the coding sequence ATGGCGCTGATCAAAACGGAAGTGGTGGTTGGTGAGGCAACGACGCAGGTGCTGGTGATCAAAGACGCGATACGGTTTGACCCGCCACTTTACAAGGTGATCCAAGAGGACCTTACGGCCGAGGTCAGCGACTGCCTGGTCTGCACGGATAAGGTGATCTTTAACGGCAGGCTGGTCAAAAACATCATTTACAAGGCCGGGCAGCCCGATACGAAGACGCCCGGCGAGGTCCGCTGGGTGGAGGTAGAGGTGCCGTTTGCCGGGTTTGTTGACGTGCCAGGTGCGCAGGTGGGCGACGGGTGCCAGATCGAGTTTGCCGGCACTAAAGACTGTAATTTTCTGCTGCCGACAAGAACCATTCCCTGCGGTGCGGTTGAACTCGTGGAGGAAGCGATGCAGAAGACCATCGTGGACATCACCGTAAAGGTCGTGCGCACCGAACAGATCGAGGTTGCGGTAAGCGCCTGA
- a CDS encoding YicC/YloC family endoribonuclease, whose product MTGYGRGEAVGADGKVTVEIKTLNHRYCDVVIRLPRAYIFFEDALRRLVREEVVRGRVDVYVEIEERGSKNIAVSVDKELAIAYYKAMEDLRVCLGLTGTAHLQDIVLQPGVLKVNEIPVDVSRMWPLIEGAAREALGRLCAAREAEGRVLAEDIRRRLEHLASICGLIEGQAPEVARSYRERLAERLKDFAAVLGPERLAAEAALLAERADISEEVVRIKSHIARARETLTAGEPAGRQLDFLLQEIFRELNTIGAKAQNLSISQFVIEAKSEVEKMREQVQNLE is encoded by the coding sequence ATGACCGGCTACGGCCGCGGTGAAGCAGTTGGTGCGGACGGTAAAGTCACGGTGGAAATAAAGACGCTCAATCACCGCTACTGCGATGTGGTGATCCGGTTACCGCGGGCCTACATCTTTTTCGAGGATGCGTTGCGGCGTCTGGTGCGGGAGGAAGTTGTCCGGGGCCGGGTTGACGTTTACGTGGAGATCGAAGAGCGGGGCAGTAAAAATATAGCAGTAAGCGTTGACAAGGAGCTGGCCATCGCTTATTATAAGGCGATGGAGGATTTGCGGGTTTGTTTGGGGCTTACAGGGACGGCCCATTTGCAGGATATCGTTCTCCAACCAGGCGTTTTAAAGGTTAACGAAATCCCGGTTGACGTCAGCAGAATGTGGCCTTTAATCGAGGGGGCGGCGCGGGAAGCGCTTGGGCGGCTTTGCGCGGCCAGAGAAGCGGAGGGCCGCGTCTTGGCTGAAGACATTCGCCGGCGTCTGGAACATCTGGCCTCAATTTGCGGGCTGATTGAAGGACAAGCACCAGAAGTGGCACGCTCTTACCGGGAAAGACTGGCGGAGCGGCTCAAGGATTTCGCCGCCGTGCTCGGGCCGGAACGGTTGGCAGCGGAGGCGGCGCTTCTGGCCGAGCGGGCGGACATCAGCGAGGAAGTAGTGCGGATCAAAAGCCACATTGCGCGGGCTAGGGAAACGCTAACTGCGGGTGAACCGGCGGGCCGGCAGCTCGATTTCTTGCTGCAGGAAATCTTCCGGGAACTCAACACCATTGGCGCCAAAGCTCAGAATCTGAGTATCAGCCAGTTTGTCATTGAAGCGAAGAGCGAAGTCGAAAAGATGCGGGAGCAGGTTCAGAATTTAGAGTAA
- the remA gene encoding extracellular matrix/biofilm regulator RemA: MDIKLINIGFGNIVSANRIIAIVSPESAPIKRIITEARDRGMLVDATYGRRTRAVIIMDSDHVILSAVQPETVAHRLTPKGAGVEEQKD; the protein is encoded by the coding sequence TTGGATATCAAGCTTATTAACATCGGCTTCGGGAATATCGTTTCGGCGAACAGGATTATCGCCATTGTGAGTCCCGAATCGGCGCCGATCAAGCGGATCATTACGGAAGCTCGCGATCGCGGAATGTTGGTCGATGCCACGTACGGCCGGCGGACGCGGGCAGTCATCATCATGGATTCGGACCACGTTATCCTTTCCGCCGTGCAGCCTGAGACGGTGGCGCACCGGCTTACGCCGAAGGGCGCGGGTGTGGAGGAGCAGAAGGATTGA
- the def gene encoding peptide deformylase — translation MAVFKIVEVGDPVLREKAQPVTKITPALLRLLDDMTETMYAYHGVGLAAPQVGVSKRVIVVDAGKGLYQLINPEIIAVAGSETDREGCLSIPGVWGEVTRAAAVTVRGLNRSGETVEVEAEGFFARALQHEIDHLDGILFIDRALKIVKG, via the coding sequence ATGGCGGTCTTTAAAATCGTCGAGGTAGGCGACCCTGTTCTCCGGGAGAAAGCCCAGCCGGTTACGAAGATCACGCCGGCCCTATTGCGTTTGCTCGACGACATGACGGAAACGATGTATGCCTATCACGGCGTGGGGCTAGCGGCGCCCCAGGTTGGTGTTTCGAAGCGGGTCATCGTGGTCGACGCGGGGAAGGGGCTTTACCAGCTGATCAACCCGGAAATCATAGCCGTTGCAGGGTCGGAAACAGACCGGGAGGGCTGTCTCAGCATTCCGGGGGTCTGGGGCGAGGTGACGCGGGCTGCTGCGGTCACGGTCCGCGGGTTGAACCGCTCCGGAGAGACGGTCGAAGTTGAGGCTGAGGGTTTTTTTGCCCGTGCATTGCAGCACGAGATTGACCACCTGGACGGGATACTTTTCATTGACCGGGCGCTAAAGATCGTAAAGGGTTGA
- the priA gene encoding replication restart helicase PriA: MDERKYAQVVVERPVRNGGVFTYAVPPALVETVVPGVRVAVPLGAQVVTGFVLDVSADCPPGIKTREIIRVLEGKPIPAALLTLAGWLSSRYLCTLLDALAAVSGPAPKGGRRRETEWLWPRGDAGEILAAIEELKAPAQARALSVLAAQPGMTRQALMREAGVSASVVAALIRKGLVISEKVSRRREPYEDVALDPTPPPLLTPEQEGAFSEIDKAIAAGRPEIFFLHGVTGSGKTEVYLRAVAAALSAGRQAIVLVPEIALAHQMVLQFKARFGNQVAVTHSALVPAERHDAWERVRAGEAGVVLGARSAVFAPTARLGLIVVDEEHEPAYKQEQSPRYHAREVALARARLEGAVAVLGSATPALESVARCLSGRYRQLRLSSRVDGRPMPAVRVVDLREEFRAGTVSLFSNFLVARVREKIRQREQVLLFLNRKGFAAFVLCQACGHVIRCPNCDIALSYHRPDTLFCHYCYYRARYRPRCPRCGDERLGWFGAGTQRVEEEARALFPEARIARMDAETTARRGSHAALLDAFKRGEIDILIGTQMIAKGLDVPGVTLVGVLNADTTLLLPDFRAAERTFQLLYQVAGRAGRGPLPGEVVIQSHCPEHYAVRYSARQDFFSFARRELALRQRFGYPPYAALVRVVFSGETEEKVVREATAFGAAAREIVGGEEVLGPAPCPFGKLKGFYRWHIILKGKSGRAVRDACREVLTSFLCRRGSGVRLSVDVDPVSIL, from the coding sequence GTGGATGAACGGAAATACGCGCAGGTCGTGGTTGAACGACCGGTGCGCAACGGAGGGGTGTTCACTTACGCCGTTCCGCCCGCCCTGGTAGAGACAGTGGTTCCCGGCGTACGGGTGGCGGTTCCTTTAGGAGCGCAGGTCGTTACCGGATTCGTGCTGGACGTGAGCGCTGATTGCCCGCCGGGGATCAAAACCCGGGAAATTATCAGGGTGCTGGAGGGCAAACCAATTCCTGCTGCCCTGCTCACCCTCGCCGGGTGGCTTTCCTCCCGGTACCTCTGTACCCTGTTAGACGCGCTGGCGGCGGTGAGCGGGCCGGCGCCGAAGGGCGGCCGGCGGCGGGAAACGGAGTGGCTCTGGCCCCGCGGCGACGCCGGCGAGATCCTTGCAGCGATAGAAGAGCTGAAGGCGCCCGCTCAGGCGCGGGCGCTCAGTGTCTTGGCGGCTCAGCCGGGGATGACGCGGCAGGCCTTGATGCGCGAGGCGGGTGTCAGTGCCAGTGTGGTAGCGGCCCTGATCAGAAAGGGCCTGGTAATCAGCGAAAAGGTAAGCCGCCGCCGGGAACCTTACGAGGATGTGGCGCTTGATCCTACGCCCCCGCCGCTCCTGACGCCGGAGCAGGAGGGCGCGTTTAGTGAAATAGACAAGGCGATTGCGGCGGGGCGGCCGGAAATTTTTTTTCTCCACGGGGTGACCGGAAGCGGTAAAACGGAGGTTTACCTGCGCGCTGTGGCGGCAGCTTTAAGTGCTGGGCGGCAGGCGATTGTTCTCGTCCCGGAAATTGCCCTGGCGCACCAGATGGTGCTTCAGTTTAAAGCGCGCTTTGGCAATCAGGTAGCGGTAACCCATAGCGCCCTGGTTCCGGCGGAGCGGCACGACGCGTGGGAACGGGTGCGTGCGGGCGAGGCGGGCGTGGTGCTCGGCGCGCGCTCGGCGGTTTTCGCGCCGACGGCGCGGCTCGGGCTGATCGTGGTAGACGAAGAGCACGAGCCCGCTTATAAACAGGAACAATCGCCCCGCTACCACGCCCGGGAGGTGGCGCTGGCCCGTGCCAGGCTGGAAGGGGCGGTGGCGGTGCTCGGCAGTGCGACGCCAGCTCTCGAATCGGTCGCGCGCTGTCTCAGCGGGCGCTACCGGCAGTTGAGGCTGAGCAGCCGGGTTGACGGGCGCCCCATGCCGGCTGTGCGGGTTGTTGACCTGCGGGAAGAGTTCCGGGCAGGCACCGTTTCTCTCTTCAGCAACTTTCTTGTCGCGCGGGTACGGGAGAAAATAAGGCAGCGGGAACAGGTCCTCCTTTTCCTCAACCGGAAAGGGTTTGCGGCCTTCGTACTCTGCCAGGCGTGCGGGCACGTCATCCGCTGCCCCAACTGCGACATTGCGCTTAGCTACCACCGGCCGGATACTTTATTCTGTCACTACTGCTATTACCGGGCCCGCTACCGGCCGCGCTGCCCCCGGTGCGGCGACGAGCGGCTCGGCTGGTTTGGCGCCGGGACGCAAAGGGTTGAGGAGGAGGCGCGGGCGCTTTTTCCGGAAGCCCGCATTGCCCGGATGGACGCAGAGACGACGGCCCGCCGCGGCAGTCACGCGGCGCTTCTCGACGCTTTTAAAAGGGGAGAGATCGACATCCTGATCGGGACGCAAATGATTGCGAAAGGGCTGGATGTGCCTGGGGTTACGCTTGTCGGTGTCCTTAATGCGGATACGACCTTGCTGCTCCCCGATTTTCGGGCCGCCGAGCGGACCTTCCAGCTTCTTTACCAGGTAGCCGGACGTGCCGGGCGAGGGCCTCTGCCCGGCGAGGTGGTGATCCAGTCCCACTGTCCGGAGCATTACGCGGTCCGCTATAGCGCCCGGCAGGATTTTTTCTCCTTTGCGCGGCGGGAGCTTGCGTTGCGGCAGCGCTTCGGTTACCCGCCTTACGCCGCGCTGGTGCGGGTTGTCTTCAGCGGGGAGACGGAGGAAAAGGTGGTGCGGGAAGCGACGGCTTTTGGAGCGGCGGCACGGGAGATAGTGGGAGGGGAAGAGGTTCTGGGGCCAGCTCCGTGTCCTTTCGGCAAATTAAAGGGTTTTTACCGGTGGCATATTATTCTAAAAGGGAAGAGCGGACGGGCGGTGCGTGACGCCTGCCGCGAGGTTTTAACGTCCTTTTTGTGCCGCCGTGGTTCGGGGGTCAGGCTAAGCGTGGATGTCGATCCGGTGAGCATCTTGTAG
- the gmk gene encoding guanylate kinase encodes MSAGLLLVLSGPSGVGKGTICRRLIERDPTLYLSISMTTRPPRIGEKEGKDYFFVSEERFLQLIAQDELLEWARVYSYYYGTPLGPVVEARTAGRDVVLEIDVQGGFKVREKVPDSILIFILPPSLEELRARLTQRGTESGAAVEERLRWAQKELSFYRNYDYAIVNERVEDVVGKINAIRTAEKCRPRYLNLDFA; translated from the coding sequence TTGAGCGCGGGGCTCCTCCTGGTGCTTTCCGGTCCTTCGGGAGTGGGGAAAGGGACTATCTGCCGTAGGCTGATCGAGCGTGACCCAACGCTTTATCTCTCCATTTCTATGACCACGCGCCCACCGCGTATTGGGGAAAAGGAGGGGAAAGATTATTTTTTTGTTTCGGAAGAGCGCTTTCTGCAGTTGATTGCGCAGGACGAGTTGTTAGAGTGGGCGCGCGTTTACTCGTACTATTACGGGACACCGCTCGGACCGGTAGTAGAGGCGCGGACCGCGGGCAGAGACGTGGTCCTCGAAATCGATGTTCAAGGGGGCTTCAAGGTCCGGGAGAAAGTTCCCGACAGCATTTTGATCTTCATTCTCCCGCCGTCGCTTGAGGAGCTGCGGGCGAGGTTGACGCAGAGGGGAACCGAGAGTGGCGCGGCGGTTGAAGAGAGACTGCGCTGGGCGCAGAAGGAACTTTCTTTTTACCGCAACTACGATTACGCCATCGTCAACGAGCGCGTAGAGGATGTGGTGGGCAAAATAAACGCCATTAGGACGGCGGAAAAGTGCCGGCCGCGCTACCTAAATCTTGATTTCGCGTAA
- a CDS encoding DUF3794 domain-containing protein, with the protein MRIKTEVVVGEARTQLLIVSDPVTFHTPVYSLLDEVVEVSIDHCLVCTDKVLFNGTLTKNLIYKERPHPATGEGRILYHEMKLPFSGFVALPGAKPGDNCQVESAGVGDGNFLVPLMADAAGIRIAVEKVIVEVKLKVTRVEQVAV; encoded by the coding sequence GTGCGCATCAAGACCGAAGTGGTGGTGGGCGAGGCCAGAACCCAGCTTCTCATCGTGAGTGATCCGGTAACGTTTCACACACCTGTTTACAGCCTTCTCGATGAGGTTGTCGAGGTGAGCATCGACCACTGCCTTGTCTGCACCGACAAGGTGCTGTTTAACGGGACACTCACCAAAAACCTGATTTACAAAGAGCGACCGCATCCCGCCACCGGTGAGGGGAGGATTCTTTACCACGAGATGAAGTTGCCCTTCAGCGGTTTCGTGGCGCTTCCTGGCGCCAAACCGGGCGACAACTGCCAGGTTGAGTCTGCCGGGGTTGGGGATGGCAACTTCCTGGTTCCCCTGATGGCGGACGCAGCGGGGATCAGGATTGCTGTGGAGAAGGTGATCGTCGAGGTGAAACTGAAGGTAACCCGCGTCGAACAGGTTGCGGTATAG
- the fmt gene encoding methionyl-tRNA formyltransferase translates to MRLVFMGTPEFSVPSLEALLDSGHQVDLVVTQADKPKGRGKRPAAPPVKEVALAQGIPVLQPARLKDPDFLWRLQAAAPEAIVVVAYGKILPAAVLSLPPYGCINVHASLLPRYRGAAPIQRAIMNGERETGITTMLMDEGMDTGDILLQRRVAIGEEENFGSLCQRLARLGAQVLLETLERLQAGTLRRQPQDHAQATYAPPLTPEDELIVWDRPGEVIKNQVRALDPKPGAKTYFGGEVLKIWRVKAVTGDFPGVPGEIIAVGPEGIKVQVADGAVVILELQAAGGRRLPVDAFLRGHSIPEGYVLGK, encoded by the coding sequence TTGCGGCTTGTCTTCATGGGGACACCGGAGTTTTCCGTCCCCTCACTCGAAGCCCTTCTCGATAGCGGGCACCAGGTAGACTTAGTGGTGACGCAGGCCGATAAACCCAAAGGGCGCGGGAAGCGGCCGGCAGCGCCGCCGGTGAAGGAGGTGGCCCTGGCCCAAGGTATTCCGGTCTTGCAACCGGCGCGCCTGAAGGACCCCGATTTTCTATGGCGTCTTCAGGCTGCGGCTCCGGAGGCGATCGTGGTGGTGGCTTACGGGAAGATCCTTCCGGCGGCGGTGCTATCGCTCCCGCCTTACGGGTGTATCAACGTCCATGCTTCGCTTTTGCCGCGGTACCGCGGGGCGGCGCCGATCCAGCGGGCGATTATGAACGGCGAGCGGGAGACGGGGATTACGACCATGCTGATGGACGAGGGGATGGATACGGGGGATATCCTGCTGCAGCGGCGGGTGGCCATCGGGGAGGAAGAAAACTTCGGCTCTCTTTGCCAGCGCCTGGCTCGTCTCGGTGCGCAGGTCTTGCTCGAAACCTTGGAGCGTCTTCAAGCAGGAACCCTCAGGCGCCAGCCGCAGGATCACGCGCAGGCCACTTATGCGCCGCCGCTCACCCCGGAGGACGAACTTATCGTCTGGGACCGGCCCGGTGAGGTGATTAAAAATCAGGTGCGGGCTCTTGACCCCAAACCAGGGGCGAAGACGTATTTTGGAGGAGAGGTGCTGAAAATCTGGCGTGTCAAAGCCGTCACGGGGGATTTCCCCGGCGTGCCGGGCGAGATCATCGCTGTTGGTCCCGAGGGGATAAAGGTTCAGGTGGCGGACGGGGCGGTGGTCATCTTAGAACTGCAGGCTGCCGGCGGGCGGCGGCTGCCGGTGGATGCCTTTCTGCGCGGCCATTCTATTCCGGAAGGTTATGTTTTGGGCAAGTAG
- a CDS encoding DUF3794 domain-containing protein produces MLIKADVVVGEGTTQVLVVSDRIKFCTPVFKVVEERTDVKITGCHVCTDKVVFNGELQKNIIYKEPPNECGCREGHLIYHELVLPFAGFVEIPGAQPGDICQVEAAGVKDGCNFFIPLESDAEGCVVAAKQKTVVEVTLKVLRPEQIDVAVVAPVVDPCATREY; encoded by the coding sequence ATGCTCATCAAGGCCGATGTGGTGGTGGGCGAAGGGACCACCCAGGTGCTCGTAGTGAGCGACAGGATTAAATTCTGCACGCCGGTTTTCAAGGTGGTGGAGGAGCGGACCGACGTCAAGATCACCGGCTGTCATGTCTGCACCGATAAGGTGGTCTTCAACGGGGAATTACAGAAAAACATCATCTACAAAGAGCCCCCGAACGAGTGTGGTTGCCGGGAGGGCCACCTGATTTACCATGAACTGGTACTGCCCTTTGCCGGGTTTGTGGAAATCCCGGGGGCACAGCCGGGGGATATCTGCCAGGTCGAGGCGGCCGGGGTAAAGGACGGCTGCAACTTCTTCATCCCGCTCGAAAGTGACGCTGAGGGCTGCGTTGTGGCGGCGAAACAGAAGACGGTTGTGGAAGTGACCCTCAAGGTTCTGCGCCCGGAGCAGATCGATGTGGCCGTTGTCGCGCCGGTTGTCGATCCCTGTGCTACCCGAGAGTATTGA